From a region of the Takifugu flavidus isolate HTHZ2018 chromosome 20, ASM371156v2, whole genome shotgun sequence genome:
- the LOC130517585 gene encoding trichohyalin-like gives MPDAKTIRYLKKTLSELSNRYQEYKESVSPLKQVITELGDTITNNKLEIFPLKKKGYNGPYEDEEMFRICHAMQTKLLETRAKTNFKDFDKFEKLIEDKLWTMDTELQHLQRMSRAFSQQPDPIGNMSEMVKKKQLEIRALKQEQDQLLKQTEDNRTEITTLKHKLKQRKKKICCLKQAILEQRHKTQVEFKDLDAKYEQDKCESKKATETMQKTIEELQDQLKQNAQEQKTLENNFEKEKCSHQTTKESLNQAIKALKGQLIQTVIFKKDLENTKQELEQTNKERDRLDSENQAMVESGKELQVQLQNVMKENKALEENYQQEKIENKNKRQQLDHTMKELERVNSENCTLEEIYQQENRTLVTVREELDNTRRELDHIHSENHIMAKKQEELQVLFQNTVKENSSLLENYKQEKMKHKNAREELDQTLKKLSCVNSENQVMAKKEEELQVQLQNIMKENKALEENYQQEKMKYKCINESRNHIIKELDHVNDENQAMAKKEKELQVQLRNKAKENSLYRRTTIRKRLKTRTKDNSWITP, from the coding sequence ATGCCAGATGCTAAAACTATTCGATATTTGAAAAAAACACTTTCTGAACTTTCAAATCGATACCAGGAATACAAAGAGTCAGTGAGTCCGTTAAAACAAGTCATCACTGAACTGGGGGATACCATTACTAACAACAAATTGGAGATATTTCCTTTGAAAAAAAAGGGTTACAATGGCCCATATGAAGATGAAGAAATGTTTAGAATCTGCCATGCAATGCAAACAAAATTATTGGAAACACGTGCAAAAACCAACTTCAAGGACTTTGATAAATTTGAGAAACTTATTGAGGACAAGTTATGGACAATGGATACAGAGCTGCAACACCTGCAAAGAATGTCTAGGGCGTTTTCTCAGCAACCAGACCCCATCGGAAACATGTCGGAAATGGTCAAGAAAAAGCAATTGGAAATAAGAGCTTTAAAGCAGGAGCAGGATCAATTgctcaaacaaacagaagataaTCGAACAGAGATCACTACCCTTAAACATAAAttaaagcaaagaaagaaaaagatttgcTGCCTAAAACAGGCCATATTAGAACAACGACACAAAACTCAGGTTGAATTTAAAGACCTCGATGCTAAGTATGAGCAGGATAAATGTGAATCCAAAAAGGCAACAGAAACTATGCAGAAAACCATAGAAGAGCTTCAAGATCAGTTAAAACAAAACGCACAAGAACAGAAAACTCTGGAAAATAACTTTGAGAAGGAAAAGTGTTCACACCAAACTACAAAAGAATCCTTAAACCAAGCCATAAAAGCCCTTAAAGGTCAATTAATACAGACTGTAATATTCAAGAAAGATCTAGAAAATACAAAACAAGAGCTGGAACAGACCAATAAAGAACGGGACCGTTTAGATTCAGAAAATCAAGCCATGGTCGAAAGTGGAAAAGAGCTGCAAGTCCAGTTACAGAACGTGATGAAAGAGAATAAAGCATTAGAGGAGAACTATCAGCAGGAAAAGattgaaaacaagaacaaaagacAACAGCTGGATCACACCATGAAGGAGTTGGAACGGGTAAATTCAGAAAATTGTACATTAGAGGAGATAtatcagcaggaaaacaggacaCTCGTAACCGTAAGAGAAGAACTGGATAATACCAGGAGAGAACTGGACCATATTCATTCAGAAAATCACATCATGGCTAAAAAGCAAGAAGAGCTACAAGTCCTGTTTCAGAATACAGTGAAGGAAAATAGCTCGTTACTGGAGAACTACAAGCAGGAAAAGAtgaaacacaaaaatgcaaGAGAAGAGCTGGATCAAACCTTAAAAAAACTCAGCTGTGTTAATTCAGAAAATCAAGTCATGgctaaaaaagaagaagagctaCAGGTCCAGTTACAGAAtataatgaaagagaataaaGCATTAGAGGAGAACTATCAGCAAGAAAAGATGAAATACAAATGTATAAATGAGTCGCGGAATCACATCATTAAAGAACTGGACCATGTCAATGATGAGAATCAGGCCAtggctaaaaaagaaaaagagctaCAAGTCCAGTTACGGAATAAAGCGAAGGAAAATAGCTTGTACAGGAGAACTACAATCAGGAAAAGattgaaaacaagaacaaaagacAACAGCTGGATCACACCATAA
- the anxa3b gene encoding annexin A3b → MSVWDDLDLLLDSPSSITVNSNTRGTVKDKTDFKVEEDVSALRKAVEGLGTTEKTLIEVLTQRSNFQRQLVAKAYEKATGRTLVADLEGDTHGDFEDLLVALVTPPDVYDCQEVIRAIKGAGTTESTLTEIFASRSNRQIKALSEAYLAECGRSVIHDLQSEVSGDYGKALLILAEGKRDESTKVDAAQAKADAKDLYEAGEKKWGTDEAKFIDILCHRSVPQLRQTLVEYKSMSKKTLQESIESEMSGTLQDLLVAVVKCVKNVPAYFAERLFRAMKGAGTTESVLTRILVSRAEIDLSDIKAEYKKLFGFTLYSRLESEVSGSYGDALKRLCGQDD, encoded by the exons ATGTCTGTCTGG GATGACTTGGACCTGCTTTTGGACTCCCCCTCCTCAATCACAGTCAAT TCAAATACAAGAGGAACTGTTAAGGACAAGACAGACTTTAAAGTAGAAGAGGACGTGTCTGCACTGAGGAAGGCCGTAGAGGGTCTTG GTACAACAGAGAAGACATTAATTGAGGTACTGACACAAAGGAGCAATTTCCAGCGTCAGCTCGTCGCCAAAGCCTATGAGAAAGCCACCGGGAGG ACTCTCGTGGCTGATTTGGAGGGGGACACTCACGGAGATTTTGAGGACCTTTTGGTGGCCTTGGTGACGCCTCCAGATGTGTATGACTGTCAGGAGGTGATCAGAGCAATCAAG gGTGCCGGGACGACTGAAAGCACGCTGACTGAGATCTTTGCCTCCCGCTCCAACAGACAGATCAAGGCCCTGTCTGAGGCTTACCTAGCAG AATGCGGAAGGTCGGTGATTCACGATCTGCAGTCTGAGGTGTCTGGAGATTACGGCAAGGCGCTGCTCATCTTGGCTGAG GGGAAGAGGGATGAGAGCACCAAGGTGGATGCTGCCCAAGCTAAAGCAGATGCTAAG GACCTGTATgaagcaggagagaagaagTGGGGGACCGATGAAGCAAAGTTCATTGACATCTTGTGCCACAGGAGCGTCCCACAGCTTCGACAGA CTCTGGTGGAGTACAAGAGCATGAGTAAGAAGACTCTGCAGGAGAGCATCGAGAGTGAGATGTCTGGAACCCTGCAGGATCTCCTGGTGGCCGTCG TGAAGTGTGTGAAGAATGTTCCTGCCTATTTTGCTGAGAGACTTTTCAGAGCAATGAAG GGAGCTGGAACCACAGAGTCCGTTCTGACCAGGATCCTGGTCAGCCGCGCAGAGATCGACCTGTCGGACATTAAAGCGGAGTACAAGAAGCTGTTTGGATTCACCCTCTACTCTCGGCTGGAG TCGGAGGTGTCAGGCAGCTACGGTGATGCTCTCAAGAGACTTTGTGGACAAGATGACTAA
- the LOC130517626 gene encoding trichohyalin-like, with translation MDHIIEELDHVNSENQAMVKKEKELQVQLQNIMKENKALEENYQQEKLKHKCINESRDHIIKELDHVNDENQAMAKKEKELQVQMQSLMKENQALEENYQQEKLKHKHAVQELEQSFKKIRCNIIDKLEEKLQQGEEQIISLEEKYLKEVNAHEMTKENLSQTIEELQVKFNREREEKQELEGKYENEKSLHEETQEQLVQANQQNKEKSAKIKELEFQLQQAVVENMWTNENYQEEKSAHKHTKEQLNHFEEFYEKEKTEHRITREELEQCIEKVKELHIRVKEVEEGNLLLEESYQKEKSDLKSMTDKAEKLLQLKDQLQQAGEDNEHIQEKHVAEMSMLRLQCQHALEDLDQAHSENKSMDQKLEEIQKLRESEKSHRDLQIQQLQARDKQFTQDLHACLSVMRDTKTLKQRLVTMKRCYLDSKHAQISEIGEHKYQLENRDLSKRLQGCKNLLKVNSDTISRLEQQLSATVQQRDEREKKYVQLINSHIVKEHQLKKLLEKTLLKLEKISKPITKRVSSWWHKKVLKKRPNETPQEEEEANLYPEDWRLSDLPEDNKSVYCFS, from the coding sequence ATGGATCACATCATTGAAGAATTGGACCATGTCAATTCTGAGAATCAGGCcatggttaaaaaagaaaaagagctaCAAGTCCAGTTACAGAAtataatgaaagagaataaaGCATTAGAGGAGAACTATCAGCAGGAAAAGCTGAAACACAAATGTATAAATGAGTCGCGGGATCACATCATTAAAGAACTGGACCATGTCAATGATGAGAATCAGGCCAtggctaaaaaagaaaaagagctaCAAGTCCAAATGCAGAGCCTAATGAAAGAGAATCAAGCATTAGAGGAGAACTATCAGCAGGAAaagctgaaacacaaacatgcagttCAAGAGTTGGAGCAGAGCTTTAAGAAGATCAGATGTAATATAATAGACAAGCTCGAAGAGAAACTTCAACAAGGGGAAGAACAGATCATTTCTTTAGAGGAGAAATATCTGAAGGAAGTGAATGCTCATGAAATGACAAAAGAGAATCTGAGCCAAACCATAGAAGAGCTTCAAGTTAAATtcaacagagaaagagaggagaagcaaGAGCTTGAAGGGAAATATGAGAATGAAAAATCTTTACATGAGGAAACACAGGAGCAGCTAGTTCAGGCCAAtcagcagaacaaagaaaagtctgCAAAAATCAAAGAACTGGAATTCCAATTACAGCAAGCAGTTGTAGAGAATATGTGGACAAATGAAAACTATCAGGAAGAGAAGTCTGCACATAAACATACAAAAGAACAACTGAACCACTTTGAGGAGTTTTATGAGAAGGAAAAGACTGAGCACAGAATTACCAGAGAAGAGCTGGAACAGTGCATAGAAAAGGTAAAAGAGCTACATATTAGGGTCAAAGAGGTAGAAGAAGGCAATTTGCTTTTAGAGGAGAGCTACCAAAAGGAAAAGTCTGACTTGAAAAGCATGACTGATAAAGCAGAAAAGTTACTGCAGTTAAAAGATCAACTCCAACAGGCTGGAGAAGATAACGAACACATTCAGGAGAAGCACGTGGCAGAAATGTCAATGCTGCGACTCCAGTGCCAACACGCCCTGGAGGACCTGGATCAGGCCCActctgaaaataaaagcatggacCAAAAACTGGAAGAAATTCAAAAACTAAGGGAGAGTGAGAAAAGCCATCGAGATCTGCAGATCCAACAACTTCAGGCTCGAGACAAACAATTCACGCAGGATCTTcatgcatgtctgtctgtgatGCGGGACACCAAAACCTTAAAGCAACGACTCGTCACTATGAAAAGATGCTACCTCGACAGCAAACATGCGCAGATCAGTGAGATTGGTGAGCACAAGTATCAACTTGAAAACAGAGATCTTTCTAAGAGGTTACAAGGTTGTAAAAACCTTTTGAAAGTGAATTCAGATACAATCAGCAGACTGGAGCAACAGCTTTCTGCCACAGTTCAGCAACGtgatgagagagaaaagaaatatgtcCAATTAATAAACAGCCACATTGTAAAGGAGCACCAGCTAAAGAAATTACTTGAAAAGACTTTGTTGAAGCTtgaaaaaatatcaaaaccaATTACTAAGCGGGTCAGCTCTTGGTGGCACAAGAAAGTCTTGAAGAAACGCCCCAATGAGACccctcaggaggaagaggaggccaacCTTTATCCAGAAGACTGGAGACTGTCAGACCTTCCAGAAGATAATAAATCCGTTTACTGTTTTAGttga
- the LOC130517628 gene encoding trichohyalin-like, protein MKELERVNSENCTLEEIYQQEKRTYVTTREELDNTRRELDHIHSENHIMAKKEEELQVLFQNTVKENSSLLENYKQEKMKHKNAREELDQTLKKLSCVNSENQVMAKKEEELQVQLQNIMKENKALEENYQQEKMKYKCINESRNHIIKELDHVNDENQAMAKKEELQVQLRNKAKENSLLQENYNQEKIENKNKRQQLDHTIKELERVNSENRTLEEIYQQEKTTHKTTREELDNTRRELDHIHSENHVMAKKEKELQLQLQNIMKENKVLAENYQQEKLKHKCINESRDHIIKELDHVNDENQAMAKKEKELQVQMQSLMKENQALEENYQQEKLKHKHAVQELEQSFKKIRCNIIDKLEEKLQQGEEKIISLEEKYLKEVNAHEMTKENLSQTIEELQVKFNREREEKQELEGKYENEKSLHEETQEQLVQANQENKEKSAKIKELEFQLQQAVLKNMWTNENYQEEKSAHKRTKEQLNHFEEFYEKEKTEHRITREELEQCIEKVKELHIRVKEVEEGNLLLEESYQKEKSDLKSMTDKAEKLLQLKDQLQQAGEDNEHIQEKHVAEMSMLRLQCQHALEDLDQAHSENKSMDQKLEEIQKLRESEKSHRDLQIQQLQARDKQFTQDLHACLSVMRDTKTLKQRLVTMKRCYLDSKHAQISEIVEHEYQLENRDLSKRNNRTIDLLYTNVKKAYRVIALPPLGKSDHNLVYVQPQYTPLVQRQAASTRSIRRWTSETEEALKDCFNTTDWDVLLGEHEENIDGMTDRLTDYLNFCVDVVVPTKTHTFSVDSKRKSQA, encoded by the exons ATGAAGGAGTTGGAACGGGTAAATTCAGAAAATTGTACATTAGAGGAGATATATCAGCAGGAAAAGAGGACATACGTaaccacaagagaagaactggATAATACCAGGAGAGAACTGGACCATATTCATTCAGAAAATCACATCATGGCTAAAAAGGAAGAAGAGCTACAAGTCCTGTTTCAGAATACAGTGAAGGAAAATAGCTCGTTACTGGAGAACTACAAGCAGGAAAAGAtgaaacacaaaaatgcaaGAGAAGAGCTGGATCAAACCTTAAAAAAACTCAGCTGTGTTAATTCAGAAAATCAAGTCATGgctaaaaaagaagaagagctaCAGGTCCAGTTACAGAAtataatgaaagagaataaaGCATTAGAGGAGAACTATCAGCAGGAAAAGATGAAATACAAATGTATAAATGAGTCGCGGAATCATATCATTAAAGAACTGGACCATGTCAATGATGAGAATCAGGCCATGGCTAAAAAAGAAGAGCTACAAGTCCAGTTACGGAATAAAGCGAAGGAAAATAGCTTGTTACAGGAGAACTACAATCAGGAAAAGattgaaaacaagaacaaaagacAACAGCTGGATCACACCATAAAGGAATTGGAACGGGTAAATTCAGAAAATCGTACATTAGAGGAGATATATCAGCAGGAAAAGAcgacacacaaaacaacaagagAAGAGCTGGATAATACCAGGAGAGAACTGGACCATATTCATTCAGAAAATCACGTCAtggctaaaaaagaaaaggagctcCAACTCCAATTACAGAATATTATGAAAGAGAATAAAGTATTGGCGGAGAACTATCAGCAGGAAAAGCTGAAACACAAATGTATAAATGAGTCGCGGGATCACATCATTAAAGAACTGGACCATGTCAATGATGAGAATCAGGCCAtggctaaaaaagaaaaagagctaCAAGTCCAAATGCAGAGCCTAATGAAAGAGAATCAAGCATTAGAGGAGAACTATCAGCAGGAAaagctgaaacacaaacatgcagttCAAGAGTTGGAGCAGAGCTTTAAGAAGATCAGATGTAATATAATAGACAAGCTCGAAGAGAAACTTCAAcaaggggaagaaaagatcATTTCTTTAGAGGAGAAATATCTGAAGGAAGTGAATGCTCATGAAATGACAAAAGAGAATCTGAGCCAAACCATAGAAGAGCTTCAAGTTAAATTCAAccgagaaagagaggagaagcaaGAGCTTGAAGGGAAATATGAGAATGAAAAATCTTTACATGAGGAAACACAGGAGCAGCTAGTTCAGGCCAATcaggagaacaaagaaaagtctgCAAAAATCAAAGAACTGGAATTCCAATTACAGCAAGCAGTTCTAAAGAATATGTGGACAAATGAAAACTATCAGGAAGAGAAGTCTGCACATAAACGCACAAAAGAACAACTGAACCACTTTGAGGAGTTTTATGAGAAGGAAAAGACTGAGCACAGAATTACCAGAGAAGAGCTGGAACAGTGCATAGAAAAGGTAAAAGAGCTACATATTAGGGTCAAAGAGGTAGAAGAAGGCAATTTGCTTTTAGAGGAGAGCTACCAAAAGGAAAAGTCTGACTTGAAAAGCATGACTGATAAAGCAGAAAAGTTACTGCAGTTAAAAGATCAACTCCAACAGGCTGGAGAAGATAACGAACACATTCAGGAGAAGCACGTGGCAGAAATGTCAATGCTGCGACTCCAGTGCCAACACGCCCTGGAGGACCTGGATCAGGCCCActctgaaaataaaagcatggacCAAAAACTGGAAGAAATTCAAAAACTAAGGGAGAGTGAGAAAAGTCATCGAGATCTGCAGATCCAACAACTTCAGGCTCGAGACAAACAATTCACGCAGGATCTTcatgcatgtctgtctgtgatGCGGGACACCAAAACCTTAAAGCAACGACTCGTCACTATGAAAAGATGCTACCTCGACAGCAAACATGCGCAGATCAGTGAGATTGTTGAGCACGAGTATCAACTTGAAAACAGAGATCTTTCTAAGAG aaacaacaggacGATCGACCTACTGTACACCAACGTCAAGAAGGCATATAGAGTCATCGCTCTCCCCCCACTGGGCAAGTCGGACCACAACCTGGTGTACGTGCAGCCCCAGTACACCCCACTGGTCCAAAGGCAGGCAGCCTCCACCCGCTCCATCAGGAGATGGACTTCTGAAAcagaggaggctctgaaggactGCTTTAACACCACGGACTGGGATGTACTGCTGGGGGAACATGAAGAGAACATAGATGGGATGACCGACCGTCTCACAGACTACCTCAACTTCTGTGTAGATGTGGTTGTCCCCACCAAGACT CACACGTTTAGTGTGGACTCCAAGAGGAAGAGTCAGgcgtag